The Bradyrhizobium sp. CCGB01 genome segment CGCGCGATGGCCTTGTTGCGATTGGCGAAGTCGGCGATCACGTCCTCGATGTCGTCAACGCCGCCCAGCACCGGCACGTTGCGGATGAGCTGGCCGCGATCCGAGCTCGACGGCGACAGCACGCCGACCGGCCAGATGCGCTTGATCGCCCCGCTCTCAATACCGCGCAGCAGCACCTCGGCATCCGCGGCGCGGCCGATCAGCAGCATCGGCGCAGCATTCTCGGTACGGGCATGACGCCGCACCCGCGTATAGCGGAAGTAACGATAGGCCATGCGCAGCGCGCTGAGGGAGGCGATCTCGAGGAACCAATAGAGGACGATCGTCACCTTGCCGAGGAAGAAGGCGCCGCGGACATTGGGAGCGACGAAGATGTAGTCGAGCGCGAGCAGGGCAACCGTCAGCACGGTTGCGACACGGATGATGTTCAACGCGTCCGGCAGCGAGATGAAGCGCCATTTCGTCGTGGTCAGGTTGAACAGGAAGAACACGACCACGCTGAAGGCGAGGAAGTAAGGCAGGATCTGGAACAGCAGCGGCAGGCGGTCGTAGAAGCCGTCGCCGCCCTCGAAACGCAGATAGAAAGCTGCGAACAGCGCCGCCGTCGTCGCCAGCACGTCGTGGAGCGCGATCATGAAATTGCGCAAAGTGAGATGCGAGAGACGCGTCATCCGCCGACCGATGAAAATCCCGTTGGGTGCAACCTGACCGCGCTGATAGCCCATCTCGACAAGAGTTGCCAGCCGCGCGGCCGTTCAGGAACCCGCTTCCCCCACCTTCACCTCGCCCTGTTGTGCCCGGATCACCATGCCGCCGGCAACGCCGACGCCGATGACGTACATCCACCCCTCGTGGAAGTCGAACAGATGGGAGTTGAGCAGCGAGGTGAAGACGTTCTGGACAACGACCAGCAGCCCGATCCATCTGGCGAACCCGTCGCCGCGAAACAGCAGGAAGTGAGAGATCCAGATCGCGTAGAGAACGACGATGCCGATGGCGCCCCATTGCACGGCGACATGCAGCGTCTGGTTATGCGGATTCGGAAAGACCCTCACGCCCGGAACCCAGGAGGGCTGCTTGGAAGCTCGCTCGAACAATCCCTGCGAGGAGCCGGTACCATGCCCCGCAAGCGGAGCCTGCACGAAGAACCGCGCCGAATGCCGCCAATATTCGAGGCGTTCGCCCATGGACGTTGGGACGTTCTCCTCCATGTAGAGCCGGTAGTCGCTCGAAAACGTGTCTGCGGTCTTGCGGAGTTGCGGTGAGGCCTGCCAGGCGACGGCGGTCCCGGCGATCAGCGCAACGCAGAGGATGGCGATGCTGCGCCACCTCAAATGAAGCACCGCGAACACGGCGGCCATGATCGGAACAGTGACGAGCGCGGTGCGCGATACCACCACGAAGGCCATGTTGACGAAGAAGCTCAGCGCCAGCGCCGTCAGGAGTCCGGCAAGCCAGTATCGCTTCTCACGCAGCAGCATCACGATCGGATAAGCGAGCGCGACCGCGCACAGC includes the following:
- a CDS encoding O-antigen ligase — its product is MTTLVRETTFQMLARRLRSPAAWCETADLFAILTVASLPWSTSLAAIFNAAFLVCMVPFLDIRAFLQSLKRPIAAAPIALVLLALVGTLWSDAAWGARIYALSPTVKLLVLPVFLYHFERSPRGQWIFIAFLVSCALLSVMSWLVAFYPGLTLKSDHLERGIFVKNYINQSQEFTLCAVALAYPIVMLLREKRYWLAGLLTALALSFFVNMAFVVVSRTALVTVPIMAAVFAVLHLRWRSIAILCVALIAGTAVAWQASPQLRKTADTFSSDYRLYMEENVPTSMGERLEYWRHSARFFVQAPLAGHGTGSSQGLFERASKQPSWVPGVRVFPNPHNQTLHVAVQWGAIGIVVLYAIWISHFLLFRGDGFARWIGLLVVVQNVFTSLLNSHLFDFHEGWMYVIGVGVAGGMVIRAQQGEVKVGEAGS